A region from the Sorex araneus isolate mSorAra2 chromosome 6, mSorAra2.pri, whole genome shotgun sequence genome encodes:
- the CHADL gene encoding chondroadherin-like protein, translating to MLPFSPGLDTVGLQAGTRLRLPPGWTRGSGSMEGPRGSARVLVLLLLSLGPAWQTAAQRCPQACVCDNSRRYVACRHQNLTEVPDAISELTQRLDLQGNVLRAIPSAAFQALPYLTHLDLRNCQVERVAEGAFRGLGRLLLLNLASNRLRALPQEALDGLGSLRRLELEGNALEELRPGAFGALGALVTLNLAHNALVYLPPLAFQGLLRARWLRLAHNALSVLAPDALAGLPALRRLSLQHNELQALPGLAVSQARGLALLELGHNPFTSAGEEDGLTLPGLRELALDHGALQALGPRAFARCPRLHGVDLRGNQLATLPPLQGPRGLRRLRLLGNPLWCGCGARPFVQWLARARVRSDAAACAGPRRLRGEALDGLRPSDLRCPGDAEEEEEEEQQASPRPRAPAETDGAARPCPSACACSRDAPHGICDGRGLQAVPRGFPDDTQLLDLQRNHFPALPRAAFAGLGRLVSLHLQHCAIAELRAGALDGLGSLLYLYLSDNRLAGLSAAALAGAPRLAYLHLERNRLLQVPAAALHALPGLISLHLQDNAVARLEPGDLAGALALRWLYLSGNRLARLHPGALGPAPELETLHLDRNRLRALPPGAWDGLPALLELQLSGNPLGALPAAAFRPLGQSLQRLFLNSSGLEQVSPEAFSGLGPRLQSLHLQQNRLRVLPALRALGQLELLDLSGNPFHCDCQLLPLHRWLAGLNLEVGATCAAPSRARGQRVSAAAAVFEACPGWAAPTEGRRQGADQASRRASRERGRDTAALDHRWLSP from the exons ATGCTGCCATTCAGCCCGGGCCTCGACACAGTCGGGCTGCAGGCGGGGACGCGGCTGCGCCTCCCTCCAGGCTGGACGAGGGGTTCGGGCAGCATGGAGGG gccccggggctctgctcgcgtcctggtgctgctgctgctgtccctGGGCCCAGCCTGGCAAACTGCTGCCCAGCGCTGCCCACAGGCCTGTGTCTGTGACAACTCCAGGCGGTATGTGGCCTGCCGCCACCAGAACCTCACAGAGGTGCCGGATGCCATCTCTGAG CTGACCCAGCGGCTGGATCTCCAGGGCAACGTGCTGCGGGCCATCCCGTCCGCCGCCTTCCAGGCCCTGCCCTACCTGACGCATCTGGACCTGCGGAACTGCCAGGTGGAGCGTGTGGCCGAGGGCGCCTTCCGGGGCCTGGGCCGGCTGCTCCTGCTGAACTTGGCCTCCAACCGCCTCCGCGCGCTGCCCCAGGAGGCGCTGGACGGGCTGGGCTCCCTGCGGCGGCTGGAGCTGGAGGGCAACGCGCTGGAGGAGCTGCGGCCGGGGGCGTTCGGGGCCCTGGGCGCGCTGGTCACGCTGAACCTGGCCCACAACGCCCTGGTCTACCTGCCGCCGCTGGCCTTCCAGGGGCTGCTGCGCGCCCGCTGGCTGCGGCTGGCGCACAACGCGCTCAGCGTGCTGGCGCCGGACGCCCTGGCCGGCCTGCCCGCCCTGCGCCGCCTCAGCCTCCAGCACAACGAGCTGCAGGCCCTGCCCGGGCTCGCCGTGTCGCAGGCCCGCGGCCTGGCCCTCCTGGAGCTGGGCCACAACCCGTTCACCTCCGCGGGCGAGGAGGACGGGCTGACGCTGCCGGGCCTGCGGGAGCTGGCGCTGGACCACGGCGCCCTGCAGGCCCTGGGCCCGCGGGCCTTCGCGCGCTGCCCGCGCCTGCACGGCGTGGACCTGCGGGGCAACCAGCTGGCCACGCTGCCGCCGCTGCAGGGCCCGCGCGGGCTGCGGCGCCTCCGGCTGCTCGGGAACCCGCTGTGGTGCGGCTGCGGGGCGCGGCCGTTCGTGCAGTGGCTGGCGCGGGCGCGCGTGCGCTCGGACGCCGCCGCGTGTGCGGGGCCGCGGCGCCTGCGGGGCGAGGCCCTGGACGGCCTGCGCCCCTCGGACCTGCGCTGCCCGGGGGacgcggaggaggaggaggaggaggagcagcaggcttctccgcggccccgcgccccagCCGAGACGGACggcgcggcccggccctgcccgagcGCCTGCGCCTGCTCCCGCGACGCCCCGCACGGCATCTGCGACGGCCGCGGGCTGCAGGCCGTGCCCCGAGGCTTCCCCGACGACACGCAGCTGCTGGACCTGCAGCGGAACCAtttccccgccctgccccgggccGCCTTCGCCGGCCTGGGCCGCCTGGTGTCGCTGCACCTGCAGCACTGCGCCATCGCCGAGCTGCGCGCGGGCGCCCTGGACGGCCTGGGCAGCCTGCTCTACCTCTACCTGTCGGACAACCGGCTCGCGGGCCTGAGCGCCGCCGCCCTCGCCGGGGCGCCCCGCCTGGCCTACCTGCACCTGGAGCGCAACCGCCTCCTGCAGGTGCCCGCGGCCGCCCTGCACGCGCTGCCCGGCCTCATCTCCCTGCACCTGCAGGACAACGCCGTGGCGCGCCTGGAGCCGGGGGACCTGGCCGGCGCCCTGGCCTTGCGCTGGCTCTACCTGAGCGGCAACCGCCTCGCGCGCCTGCACCCCGGGGCGCTGGGCCCGGCGCCCGAGCTGGAGACGCTGCACCTGGACCGGAACCGGCTGCGGGCGCTGCCGCCCGGGGCCTGGGACGGGCTGCCCGCGCTCTTAGAGCTGCAGCTGTCGGGGAACCCGCTCGGCGCCCTGCCCGCCGCCGCCTTCCGGCCCCTGGGCCAGTCGCTGCAGCGCCTCTTCCTCAACAGCAGCGGCCTGGAGCAG GTCTCGCCCGAGGCCTTCTCGGGGCTGGGCCCGCGGCTCCAGAGCCTGCACCTGCAGCAGAACCGGCTGCGGGTCTTGCCCGCGCTGCGGGCCCTCGGCCAGCTGGAGCTCCTCGACCTCAGCGGCAACCCGTTCCACTGTGACTGCCAGCTGCTCCCGCTGCACCG
- the RANGAP1 gene encoding ran GTPase-activating protein 1 isoform X1, with protein sequence MASEDIAKLAETLAKTQVAGGQLSFKGKSLKLNTAEDAKEVIKEIEEFEGLEALRLEGNTVGVEAAKVIAKALEKKSELKRCHWSDMFTGRLRSEIPPALISLGEGLITAGAQLVELDLSDNAFGPDGVRGFEALLRSPACFTLHELKLNNCGMGIGGGKILAAALTDCYRKSSAQGKPLALKVFVAGRNRLENDGATALAEAFGIIGTLEEVHMPQNGINHPGVTALAQAFAINPLLRVINLNDNTFTEKGAGAMAKTLKTLRQVEVINFGDCLVRSRGAVAIAEAVRGGLPKLKELNLSFCEIKKEAALAVAEAVADKGALEKLDLNGNTLGEEGCERLQEVLEGFSLGAVLASLSDDEGEDDEEEEEEEEEEEEEDEEEEEEEEDDDDEEEAPQQRQGEQMSTPSRNILDPTVGPVLQWPPRPALQEAAPVLASPPPADISAFLAFPSPEKLLRLGPKSSALITQQTDTSDPEKVVCTFLKVSSVFRDEATVRTAVQDAVDALMRKAFGSSSFNANVFVTRLLIHMGLLKSEDKVNVIANLSGPLMALSHVVQQDYFPKALAPLLLAFITKPNGALESCSFARHNLLQTLYKV encoded by the exons ATGGCCTCCGAAGACATCGCCAAGCTGGCCGAGACACTGGCCAAGACACAGGTGGCCGGCGGACAGCTCAGTTTCAAGGGCAAGAGCCTCAAACTCAACACTGCAGAAGATG CCAAAGAGGTGATTAAGGAGATCGAAGAGTTTGAAGGTTTGGAGGCGCTGCGTCTGGAGGGCAACACGGTGGGCGTGGAAGCGGCCAAAGTCATTGCCAAGGCCTTGGAGAAGAAGTCGGAGCTGAAG CGGTGCCACTGGAGTGACATGTTCACGGGAAGGCTGCGCTCCGAGATCCCGCCGGCTCTG ATCTCGCTCGGGGAGGGCCTCATCACGGCCGGGGCCCAGCTGGTGGAGCTGGACCTCAGCGACAACGCGTTCGGGCCCGACGGCGTGCGCGGCTTCGAGGCCCTGCTCCGGAGCCCCGCCTGCTTCACCCTGCACGAACTCAAGCTCAACAACTGCGGCATGGGCATCGGCGGCGGCAAG aTTCTGGCTGCAGCCCTGACCGACTGTTACCGGAAATCCAGTGCCCAAGGCAAGCCCCTGGCCCTGAAGGTCTTTGTGGCGGGCAGAAACCGTCTGGAGAACGACGGAGCCACTGCGTTGGCGGAAGCTTTTGGG ATCATCGGGACCCTGGAGGAGGTCCACATGCCCCAGAACGGGATCAACCACCCCGGGGTCACCGCGCTGGCCCAGGCCTTCGCCATTAACCCTCTGCTGCGGGTCATCAACCTGAACGACAACACCTTCACCGAGAAGGGCGCGGGGGCCATGGCCAAG ACGCTCAAGACGCTGCGGCAGGTGGAGGTGATCAACTTCGGGGACTGCCTGGTGCGCTCCAGGGGCGCCGTGGCCATTGCGGAGGCCGTCCGCGGCGGCCTGCCCAAGCTGAAG GAGCTGAACTTGTCCTTCTGTGAGATCAAGAAGGAGGCGGCGCTGGCCGTGGCCGAGGCCGTGGCCGACAAGGGGGCCCTGGAGAAGCTGGACCTCAACG GCAACACGCTGGGAGAGGAAGGCTGCGAGCGGCTGCAGGAGGTGCTGGAGGGCTTTAGCCTGGGCGCCGTGCTGGCGTCCCTCAG TGACGATGAAGGTGAAgatgatgaggaggaagaggaggaggaagaagaggaggaagaggaagacgaagaggaggaggaagaggaggaggatgacgaTGACGAGGAGGAAGCACCGCAGCAAAGACAAGGAGAGCAAATGAGCACGCCCTCCAGGAACATTCTGGACCCCACCGTTGGG cCCGTGCTCCAGTGGCCTCCGCGCCCTGCCCTGCAGGAAGCTGCCCCCGTGCTggcctccccgccgcccgccgaCATCTCCGCCTTTCTGGCCTTCCCGTCACCCGAGAAGCTGCTGCGCCTGGGACCCAAGAGCTCGGCGCTCATCACCCAGCAG ACTGACACATCCGACCCGGAGAAAGTGGTGTGTACCTTCCTGAAGGtgtcctctgtgttcagggacgaAGCCACAGTGAGGACGGCCGTGCAGGACGCTGTGG ACGCCCTGATGCGGAAGGCCTTCGGCTCGTCCTCCTTCAATGCCAACGTCTTCGTCACCCGGCTGCTCATCCACATGGGTCTGCTCAAG AGTGAAGACAAGGTCAACGTCATCGCCAACTTGTCAGGGCCCCTGATGGCGCTGAGCCATGTTGTGCAGCAGGACTACTTCCCCAAGGCGCTGGCCCCGCTGCTGCTGGCCTTCATCACCAA GCCCAACGGCGCCCTGGAATCCTGCTCCTTCGCCCGCCACAACCTGCTGCAGACACTCTACAAGGTGTAG
- the RANGAP1 gene encoding ran GTPase-activating protein 1 isoform X2 has protein sequence MASEDIAKLAETLAKTQVAGGQLSFKGKSLKLNTAEDAKEVIKEIEEFEGLEALRLEGNTVGVEAAKVIAKALEKKSELKRCHWSDMFTGRLRSEIPPALISLGEGLITAGAQLVELDLSDNAFGPDGVRGFEALLRSPACFTLHELKLNNCGMGIGGGKILAAALTDCYRKSSAQGKPLALKVFVAGRNRLENDGATALAEAFGIIGTLEEVHMPQNGINHPGVTALAQAFAINPLLRVINLNDNTFTEKGAGAMAKTLKTLRQVEVINFGDCLVRSRGAVAIAEAVRGGLPKLKELNLSFCEIKKEAALAVAEAVADKGALEKLDLNGNTLGEEGCERLQEVLEGFSLGAVLASLSDDEGEDDEEEEEEEEEEEEEDEEEEEEEEDDDDEEEAPQQRQGEQMSTPSRNILDPTVGEAAPVLASPPPADISAFLAFPSPEKLLRLGPKSSALITQQTDTSDPEKVVCTFLKVSSVFRDEATVRTAVQDAVDALMRKAFGSSSFNANVFVTRLLIHMGLLKSEDKVNVIANLSGPLMALSHVVQQDYFPKALAPLLLAFITKPNGALESCSFARHNLLQTLYKV, from the exons ATGGCCTCCGAAGACATCGCCAAGCTGGCCGAGACACTGGCCAAGACACAGGTGGCCGGCGGACAGCTCAGTTTCAAGGGCAAGAGCCTCAAACTCAACACTGCAGAAGATG CCAAAGAGGTGATTAAGGAGATCGAAGAGTTTGAAGGTTTGGAGGCGCTGCGTCTGGAGGGCAACACGGTGGGCGTGGAAGCGGCCAAAGTCATTGCCAAGGCCTTGGAGAAGAAGTCGGAGCTGAAG CGGTGCCACTGGAGTGACATGTTCACGGGAAGGCTGCGCTCCGAGATCCCGCCGGCTCTG ATCTCGCTCGGGGAGGGCCTCATCACGGCCGGGGCCCAGCTGGTGGAGCTGGACCTCAGCGACAACGCGTTCGGGCCCGACGGCGTGCGCGGCTTCGAGGCCCTGCTCCGGAGCCCCGCCTGCTTCACCCTGCACGAACTCAAGCTCAACAACTGCGGCATGGGCATCGGCGGCGGCAAG aTTCTGGCTGCAGCCCTGACCGACTGTTACCGGAAATCCAGTGCCCAAGGCAAGCCCCTGGCCCTGAAGGTCTTTGTGGCGGGCAGAAACCGTCTGGAGAACGACGGAGCCACTGCGTTGGCGGAAGCTTTTGGG ATCATCGGGACCCTGGAGGAGGTCCACATGCCCCAGAACGGGATCAACCACCCCGGGGTCACCGCGCTGGCCCAGGCCTTCGCCATTAACCCTCTGCTGCGGGTCATCAACCTGAACGACAACACCTTCACCGAGAAGGGCGCGGGGGCCATGGCCAAG ACGCTCAAGACGCTGCGGCAGGTGGAGGTGATCAACTTCGGGGACTGCCTGGTGCGCTCCAGGGGCGCCGTGGCCATTGCGGAGGCCGTCCGCGGCGGCCTGCCCAAGCTGAAG GAGCTGAACTTGTCCTTCTGTGAGATCAAGAAGGAGGCGGCGCTGGCCGTGGCCGAGGCCGTGGCCGACAAGGGGGCCCTGGAGAAGCTGGACCTCAACG GCAACACGCTGGGAGAGGAAGGCTGCGAGCGGCTGCAGGAGGTGCTGGAGGGCTTTAGCCTGGGCGCCGTGCTGGCGTCCCTCAG TGACGATGAAGGTGAAgatgatgaggaggaagaggaggaggaagaagaggaggaagaggaagacgaagaggaggaggaagaggaggaggatgacgaTGACGAGGAGGAAGCACCGCAGCAAAGACAAGGAGAGCAAATGAGCACGCCCTCCAGGAACATTCTGGACCCCACCGTTGGG GAAGCTGCCCCCGTGCTggcctccccgccgcccgccgaCATCTCCGCCTTTCTGGCCTTCCCGTCACCCGAGAAGCTGCTGCGCCTGGGACCCAAGAGCTCGGCGCTCATCACCCAGCAG ACTGACACATCCGACCCGGAGAAAGTGGTGTGTACCTTCCTGAAGGtgtcctctgtgttcagggacgaAGCCACAGTGAGGACGGCCGTGCAGGACGCTGTGG ACGCCCTGATGCGGAAGGCCTTCGGCTCGTCCTCCTTCAATGCCAACGTCTTCGTCACCCGGCTGCTCATCCACATGGGTCTGCTCAAG AGTGAAGACAAGGTCAACGTCATCGCCAACTTGTCAGGGCCCCTGATGGCGCTGAGCCATGTTGTGCAGCAGGACTACTTCCCCAAGGCGCTGGCCCCGCTGCTGCTGGCCTTCATCACCAA GCCCAACGGCGCCCTGGAATCCTGCTCCTTCGCCCGCCACAACCTGCTGCAGACACTCTACAAGGTGTAG